The proteins below come from a single Phalacrocorax aristotelis chromosome 24, bGulAri2.1, whole genome shotgun sequence genomic window:
- the LZTS1 gene encoding leucine zipper putative tumor suppressor 1, with protein MGSVSSLISGHSFHSKHCRASQYKLRKSSHLKKLNRYSDGLLRFGFSQDSSHKSSSKSSKNEDFFYIKVSQKSHGSHRADYTSLASGELGSQAGTSGMDFGTPTPQKLMPFPSQLEVGTEKPAVRPTAFKPVLPRSSTILHSSPENGGHLSQQLHPTDKAKEQELKPVLCSGGLSDSGRNSMSSLPTHSTSSSYQLEPLVTPMGPISRFGGSAHNILQCAIIQDSNMMSLKAMSFSDGGNKILNPGKAPHHHTTEKTTCIRSPISTDESTIQELEQKLLEREGELQELQSSFEEKEVSSCQAYEEKQRRCKEELEGLKQKCNSKLKQTSQKTQRTQHVLHLQVFQLQQEKKQLREELENLMKEQNLLETKLRSYEKEKTSFAPALEETQWEVCQKSGEISLLKQQLKESQTELNTKTTEILSLKAQLKEVRVKMEGLEMKTQDLEGSLRTKAMELEVCENELQRKKNESELLREKVNLLEQEIVDLRTELAVLKEQLSEAREVARPCAMVEDAQALQGEVERLRAELKAERDNNEQMTSGFQHERQTWKEEKEKVIHYQKQLQQSYLHMYKRNQNLEKMLQQLAAGEDGKEPIELDIPGADVPYEDIIATEI; from the exons ATGGGCAGCGTCAGTAGCCTCATCTCTGGCCACAGCTTCCACAGCAAGCACTGCCGAGCCTCCCAGTACAAGCTCCGCAAGTCGTCCCACCTGAAAAAGCTCAACAGGTACTCGGACGGGCTGCTCCGCTTCGGCTTCTCCCAGGACTCCAGCCACAAGTCCAGCTCCAAAAGCAGCAAGAATGAGGACTTCTTTTACATCAAGGTCAGCCAGAAATCGCACGGCTCCCACCGAGCGGACTATACCTCGCTTGCCAGCGGGGAGCTGGGCAGCCAAGCTGGGACGAGCGGCATGGATTTCGGGACGCCCACGCCGCAGAAGCTGATGCCCTTTCCCAGTCAGCTGGAAGTG GGCACGGAGAAGCCGGCTGTGCGACCGACTGCCTTCAAACCCGTGCTGCCCCGGTCCAGCACCATCCTCCACTCCTCCCCGGAGAATGGGGGTcacctctcccagcagctgcaccCCACGGACAAAGCCAaggagcaggagctgaagcCGGTGCTGTGCTCGGGGGGTCTGTCCGACTCCGGCAGGAACTCCATGtccagcctccccacccacagcaccagcagcagctacCAGCTCGAACCCCTCGTCACGCCCATGGGACCCATCAGCCGCTTCGGGGGCTCAGCCCACAACATCTTGCAGTGCGCCATCATCCAGGACAGCAACATGATGAGCCTCAAGGCCATGTCTTTCTCCGACGGGGGCAACAAGATCCTCAACCCTGGCAAAGCCCCCCACCACCACACCACTGAGAAGACCACTTGCATCCGTTCGCCCATCTCCACGGACGAGTCCACCatccaggagctggagcagaagctgctagagagggagggggagctgcaggagcttCAGTCAAGCTTTGAGGAGAAGGAAgtcagctcctgccaggctTATGAGGAGAAGCAGCGGCGCTGCAAGGAAGAGCTGGAGGGCCTCAAGCAGAAGTGCAACAGCAAGCTCAAGCAAACCTCACAGAAAACCCAGCGGACGCAGCACGTCCTTCACCTCCAGGtgttccagctgcagcaggagaagaagcagctccgggaggagctggagaacCTCATGAAAGAGCAAAACCTGCTGGAGACCAAGCTGAGGTCCTATGAGAAGGAGAAGACTAGCTTCGCCCCAGCGCTGGAGGAGACTCAGTGGGAG GTGTGCCAGAAATCGGGGGAGATCTCCctcctgaagcagcagctgaaggagtCCCAGACAGAGCTCAACACCAAGACCACCGAGATCCTCAGCCTGAAGGCTCAGCTGAAGGAGGTGAGGGTGAAGATGGAAGGGCTGGAGATGAAGACCCAGGACCTGGAGGGCTCCCTGCGCACCAAAGCCATGGAGCTGGAAGTGTGCGAGAATGAGCTCCAGCGCAAGAAGAACGAGTCCGAGCTGCTGAGAGAGAAGGTGaacctgctggagcaggagattGTGGACCTACGGACGGAGCTCGCTGTCCTCAAGGAGCAGCTGAGCGAAGCCCGGGAGGTGGCGAGGCCCTGCGCCATGGTGGAGGATGCTCAAGCCCTGCAGGGAGAGGTggagaggctgagggcagagctGAAGGCTGAACGGGACAACAACGAGCAGATGACCTCTGGCTTCCAGCACGAGCGGCAGACgtggaaggaggagaaggagaaggtgatTCACTaccagaagcagctgcagcagagctacCTGCACATGTACAAGAGGAACCAGAACCTGGAGAAGATGCTCCAGCAGCTCGCCGCAGGGGAAGATGGCAAGGAGCCCATCGAGCTGGACATACCTGGTGCCGACGTCCCCTACGAGGACATCATCGCCACCGAGATCTga
- the ATP6V1B2 gene encoding V-type proton ATPase subunit B, brain isoform, with translation MAAAVRAVRGMVNGAGPGGPREQAAALTRDYLSQPRLTYKTVSGVNGPLVILDQVKFPRYAEIVHLTLPDGTRRSGQVLEVSGSKAVVQVFEGTSGIDAKKTSCEFTGDILRTPVSEDMLGRVFNGSGKPIDRGPIVLAEDFLDIMGQPINPQCRIYPEEMIQTGISAIDGMNSIARGQKIPIFSAAGLPHNEIAAQICRQAGLVKKSKDVMDYSEENFAIVFAAMGVNMETARFFKSDFEENGSMDNVCLFLNLANDPTIERIITPRLALTTAEFLAYQCEKHVLVILTDMSSYAEALREVSAAREEVPGRRGFPGYMYTDLATIYERAGRVEGRNGSITQIPILTMPNDDITHPIPDLTGYITEGQIYVDRQLHNRQIYPPINVLPSLSRLMKSAIGEGMTRKDHADVSNQLYACYAIGKDVQAMKAVVGEEALTSDDLLYLEFLQKFEKNFIAQGPYENRTVYETLDIGWQLLRIFPKEMLKRIPQTTLAEFYPRDSTAKH, from the exons atggcggcggcggtgCGGGCGGTGCGCGGGATGGTGAACggcgccgggcccggcgggCCGCGGGAGCAGGCGGCCGCCCTCACCCGCGACTACCTCTCCCAGCCGCGCCTCA CTTACAAAACTGTATCGGGTGTGAATGGTCCCCTGGTTATCTTGGATCAAGTTAAG TTTCCTAGGTATGCAGAGATTGTCCACTTGACTCTCCCTGATGGCACAAGAAGAAGTGGGCAGGTTCTGGAAGTCAGTGGCTCCAAAGCTGTGGTTCAG GTATTTGAAGGAACTTCAGGTATTGATGCTAAGAAAACATCTTGCGAGTTTACTGGGGATATTCTTCGAACCCCTGTATCTGAGGATATGCTTG GCAGAGTATTTAATGGATCAGGAAAACCTATAGACAGAGGTCCCATTGTTTTGGCTGAAGATTTCCTTGACATAATGG GTCAGCCAATCAATCCCCAGTGTCGTATCTATCCAGAAGAAATGATTCAGACTGGCATTTCTGCTATAGATGGTATGAACAGTATTGCCAGGGGCCAGAAAATCCCCATATTTTCAGCTGCAGGCTTGCCCCACAATGAG atTGCAGCTCAGATATGTCGCCAAGCTGGCTTGGTGAAGAAATCCAAAGATGTGATGgactacagtgaagaaaactttgCCATCGTGTTTGCTGCTATGGGT GTGAACATGGAAACTGCTCGGTTCTTCAAATCGGACTTTGAGGAAAATGGGTCCATGGACAACGTGTGTCTGTTCCTCAATTTGGCCAATGACCCAAC CATTGAACGCATTATCACACCTCGCCTAGCTCTAACAACGGCGGAGTTCTTGGCGTATCAGTGTGAGAAGCATGTGTTGGTCATTCTGACAGATATGAGCTCCTATGCCGAAGCTCTGCGAGAG GTTTCGGCGGCTAGAGAGGAAGTCCCTGGCCGGCGTGGTTTCCCAGGTTACATGTACACTGACTTGGCTACTATATATGAGCGCGCTGGGCGTGTGGAAGGCAGAAATGGTTCCATTACTCAGATTCCTATTCTTACCATGCCCAATGATG aTATTACTCATCCTATCCCTGACTTGACTGGATACATCACTGAGGGACAAATCTATGTGGATAGGCAGCTGCATAACAGGCAG ATTTACCCACCTATTAATGTCTTGCCCTCCTTGTCTCGACTGATGAAGTCAGCCATCGGAGAGGGTATGACCAGGAAGGATCATGCGGATGTCTCCAACCAGCTG TACGCCTGCTACGCTATCGGGAAGGATGTGCAGGCGATGAAGGCTGTAGTTGGTGAGGAAGCTCTTACCTCAGATGATCTTCTTTATCTGGAGTTTCTGCAGAAGTTTGAGAAGAACTTCATTGCTCAGG GTCCTTATGAAAATCGCACTGTTTACGAGACCTTGGACATCGGGTGGCAGCTTTTGCGAATCTTCCCCAAGGAGATGTTGAAGAGAATTCCTCAGACAACACTGGCTGAGTTCTATCCTCGAGACTCTACTGCAAAACACTAG